From the Theileria equi strain WA chromosome 4 map unlocalized gcontig_1105316255041, whole genome shotgun sequence genome, one window contains:
- a CDS encoding hypothetical protein (encoded by transcript BEWA_046420A) produces MDLKDLDSQKFMIDGEESDKMASGLVVPKLEYRVPKVTYGDFTLWESENGWECTHADVYVSAENIIIVLGLENGSESGYKAQLKLADREWQEIEMFEVNRLLFDIVIMDIDERNLRGRFLRHA; encoded by the coding sequence ATGGATTTAAAGGATCTAGATTCGCAAAAGTTCATGATTGACGGGGAGGAGTCCGATAAAATGGCCTCCGGACTGGTCGTCCCAAAGTTGGAGTATCGCGTTCCCAAGGTCACTTACGGCGATTTCACCCTATGGGAGTCGGAAAACGGCTGGGAATGTACACATGCAGACGTATATGTGAGTGCTGAAAATATAATCATTGTCCTTGGACTGGAAAATGGATCGGAATCGGGGTACAAGGCACAACTGAAACTAGCCGACAGAGAATGGCAAGAGATTGAGATGTTTGAAGTCAATAGACTTTTATTCGACATTGTAATTATGGATATAGATGAGAGAAATCTACGTGGCAGATTTCTCAGACATGCATAA
- a CDS encoding hypothetical protein (encoded by transcript BEWA_046450A), which yields MGQNQSAVVVDISQKEERDKYVTYYQDKYRNSLNLRRNDNGYTKYDNNFPGFKIYSHELPYQTLGSCYLEAVEHAGIKQNAKDQTTLEIRYVEVYYWEADYDNLCPLLLELGDLFQNHNLYKPSGIRSNDWNKLEPRSHDTVKELFENAVVINLQRSHKKNYTPHPSKNDFKTDKEPSGTEFPSMIVIEEKDVPCQGYITITQKLDNEQPMNILSTWGTDKKKQVRFKESIVQNKYKNVYVYYSNGDTDLRNPLILELVKDGQGSSEFYIRNKDDRWEKDEKINLNNLTEKLDELNCKYNDLYAVDISNWNENASKTTIVSNYKCKSDCKRHEIDVSEYPTKNIYGYKNLQHTPKQNFSGKLSRIKNGKSSLTLEGQDFPIPLVSQVLVYYPRCNPKEPILLRIYHEDAKSQWFKRVSIGGNNWTRVNEEDLKKVGHSEKSAVKKVLRSLLGTLDIKGCANRKPRAIDIKECLKEGNSCNNTLKESPKESSRRGIVGEYGDFVYCIHTGIGPEESLVTCGDTPLEIKDVNAKDPTILNDKHPNLDAITIFYYRTYGGKQGPVNIPLLIIVIEDQSDYWYETSGGGTWQKSKDPTNGDLKVSGSTSHIVQKLRDKLVGLSLKSVNPVVLDISDGSINCSFEQVQEYNLECFLKRTYVAINGRSFVLNRELDGGGEIVEGSTGDRIPSVQSLTVYSWDGEPKKPILLVITKIGDTAPTFYAMNENNGTNWGPKKVEDMTELVHLLDHQNCRLNDAVPFEITDPVVFLLEQKSECLNKERKIELVHPSKKPPGSNYTVQEYEVKDDTRISRVTFYGAYIKDIRSQNDYSVYKVRLFSHPGIMVPIMVQFMKKGNVESEWFYSTDPTSWQKHTTSVTAFYDSDTPTQNLSNHLDDLTCKNHSGVTIDLSYKIYKSEERYCCEYHQGNLKRISTTDVTASCGHQLKPITYHKYTISDKPKLAGIRYENDGKRSNIKLHGQRYSIYSVESVSVFYCGKNPVLIYIKDGGTDGITGWYHKPNRVNTNGDEHWRQVFHDLKNVTPEKLGNTTDCASYNELVSILKLFAGCNDYQGCGKSPISGYNFAPLPGEEGYYSYDFLSGNSGSDQATTEDSKGLLDKLKISPGVVKTGASAVGTGGAAYTGWEVAKDILLNISRML from the coding sequence ATGGGACAGAACCAATCTGCGGTCGTTGTTGATATTAGTCAGAAGGAGGAACGTGACAAGTACGTAACTTACTATCAGGATAAATATCGTAACTCACTGAATCTCCGTAGGAATGACAACGGTTACACTAAATATGATAATAATTTTCCTGGATTCAAAATATACTCGCACGAACTACCGTATCAGACGTTAGGCAGCTGCTACCTCGAGGCAGTAGAGCATGCAGGGATTAAGCAGAATGCCAAGGATCAGACTACCTTGGAGATCAGGTATGTTGAggtctactactgggaaGCCGACTATGACAACCTCTGTCCCCTACTCCTTGAACTGGGTGACCTTTTCCAGAATCACAATCTATACAAACCCTCTGGGATACGCAGTAATGACTGGAATAAGCTCGAACCACGGTCTCATGATACCGTAAAAGAGCTCTTCGAAAACGCTGTGGTCATCAACCTACAAAGAAGTCACAAAAAGAACTACACTCCACATCCTTCCAAAAATGATTTCAAGACTGACAAGGAGCCTTCAGGGACTGAGTTTCCCTCAATGATTGTGATTGAAGAGAAAGATGTACCTTGTCAAGGCTACATTACCATCACTCAGAAGCTGGATAATGAACAACCCATGAACATTCTCTCAACTTGGGGCACTGACAAGAAGAAGCAAGTACGTTTCAAAGAGTCCATTGTACAGAATaagtacaagaatgtctaTGTCTACTATAGTAATGGAGACACTGACCTAAGGAACCCTCTCATACTGGAACTGGTGAAAGATGGACAAGGCTCCTCAGAATTTTACATTAGAAACAAGGACGATAGATGggagaaggatgaaaagaTAAATTTGAATAATCTAACtgagaaactagatgaaCTTAACTGCAAGTACAATGACCTTTACGCAGTGGATATATCCAATTGGAATGAAAACGCCTCAAAGACTACTATTGTCAGTAATTACAAATGTAAAAGCGACTGTAAGAGGCATGAGATAGATGTATCAGAATATCCCactaaaaatatttatggGTATAAGAACCTACAACACACTCCCAAACAAAATTTCAGTGGCAAACTCAGTAGAATTAAGAATGGAAAGTCTTCTCTGACACTGGAAGGACAGGATTTTCCAATACCATTAGTCTCCCAAGTACTCGTCTACTATCCAAGGTGTAATCCAAAAGAGCCCATTCTACTACGCATCTACCATGAGGATGCGAAAAGTCAGTGGTTTAAGAGAGTCTCCATAGGTGGCAACAATTGGACAAGAGTCAATGAAGAAGACCTAAAGAAAGTAGGCCACAGCGAGAAAAGTGCCGTTAAGAAGGTACTAAGAAGTCTATTGGGGACGCTAGATATAAAAGGATGTGCAAACAGGAAACCCAGAGCCATAGACATCAAAGAGTGTCTTAAGGAAGGCAACTCCTGCAATAATACTCTCAAAGAGTctcctaaagaatctaGCAGAAGAGGAATTGTAGGGGAATATGGAGACTTTGTATACTGTATCCATACTGGAATAGGACCAGAAGAGAGTCTGGTCACCTGCGGTGATACGCCTCTTGAAATAAAGGATGTTAATGCAAAGGATCCTACTATACTCAATGATAAACATCCGAATCTGGATGCCATAACTATATTCTATTATAGAACATACGGTGGAAAGCAGGGTCCCGTAAACATTCCTCTTCTCATAATAGTTATAGAAGACCAGAGTGACTACTGGTACGAGACCTCCGGAGGTGGGACTTGGCAAAAATCTAAGGATCCTACTAATGGTGATCTTAAAGTTTCCGGATCTACTAGCCATATTGTCCAAAAACTGAGGGATAAACTGGTGGGACTAAGCCTTAAGTCTGTCAACCCAGTAGTGCTGGACATCTCCGATGGCTCCATCAACTGTTCCTTTGAGCAAGTCCAGGAATATAATCTAGAGTGTTTCTTAAAACGCACTTATGTAGCTATCAATGGAAGGTCGTTTGTCCTCAATAGGGAACTTGATGGTGGAGGTGAGATTGTGGAAGGATCAACAGGAGATCGCATACCTTCTGTACAGAGTCTCACTGTATACTCTTGGGACGGTGAACCCAAGAAACCTATCTTGCTCGTaattacaaaaattggTGATACTGCACCTACATTTTATGCAATGAATGAAAATAACGGTACAAATTGGGGTCCTAAAAAAGTAGAAGACATGACTGAACTTGTACATCTTCTGGATCATCAAAACTGTAGACTTAATGATGCTGTTCCATTCGAAATCACTGACCCGGTGGTGTTTTTACTTGAACAAAAGTCCGAATGTCTAAATAAGGAAAGAAAGATAGAACTTGTCCATCCCTCCAAAAAGCCTCCAGGTAGCAACTACACTGTTCAGGAATACGAGGTTAAAGACGATACAAGGATCTCAAGAGTCACATTTTATGGAGCATATATAAAAGATATTAGGTCCCAAAACGACTATTCAGTCTATAAGGTTAGACTATTCTCACATCCTGGGATAATGGTACCCATCATGGTCCAGTTCATGAAGAAGGGTAATGTAGAGTCTGAGTGGTTTTACAGTACGGATCCAACTTCTTGGCAAAAACACACTACAAGTGTAACTGCATTTTATGATAGTGATACACCAACCCAAAACCTCTCCAATCATCTGGATGATCTAACTTGTAAAAATCATAGTGGAGTTACCATTGACCTAtcatacaaaatatataaatcAGAAGAAAGGTACTGCTGTGAATATCATCAAGGTAACCTAAAAAGGATCTCCACTACTGACGTGACAGCTAGCTGTGGACACCAACTAAAACCCATTACATACCACAAATATACTATCTCGGATAAGCCTAAACTAGCTGGTATAAGGTACGAGAATGATGGTAAAAGAAGTAATATAAAATTACATGGACAGAGATACTCCATTTACAGTGTAGAAAGTGTCTCTGTATTCTACTGTGGTAAGAATCCAGTGCTCATCTACATAAAAGACGGAGGCACAGACGGTATCACTGGTTGGTACCATAAGCCTAATAGAGTTAAtactaatggagatgaacaTTGGAGACAAGTCTTTCATGATCTCAAAAATGTAACGCCAGAGAAGCTAGGTAATACGACAGACTGCGCCAGCTATAATGAGCTCGTGAGTATACTGAAACTGTTTGCTGGATGTAACGATTATCAAGGATGTGGTAAATCTCCTATCAGTGGTTATAACTTTGCTCCTCTCCCCGGAGAAGAAGGTTACTATAGTTATGACTTCTTATCTGGAAATTCTGGATCCGATCAAGCTACTACAGAAGATTCTAAAGGCTTACTAGATAAGCTAAAGATTTCCCCTGGGGTCGTCAAAACGGGTGCCTCAGCCGTTGGCACTGGAGGTGCAGCCTACACTGGCTGGGAAGTAGCTAAAGACATCCTACTTAACATATCACGTATGTTATAg
- a CDS encoding hypothetical protein (encoded by transcript BEWA_046410A): protein MWSYVYLDISKDTGKKDRSSYKDHCRCVITLTRTYDPKWHTDYNKLPGYKLYIHTLPTSWAWTYYLGVINHKNTQQRGIGDHKTYVRANYVSVYYWKNDEDNILPLFIGINLNGNYHTYFTKQSIDNEWWKEYDKSPYTPGFHFTDILDGTFKKIVILNLNADVNSKYCGHPSKDDFKLLKESSPSQVNSEYVTISVDWEDNKPCQGYTAFTHKSSGSMYILSTWNDGKFIQFKKHLLKTKYESAIVYYTTCEFYEFNGNRWHHMFNIEDGKKHRENTALIKILDRHTCQRYDAIPIDISEKSGSYKCKDKCDSGHMINVWKDNNASKDLGKYEAYTHTLPNGMSSTITRFKNGPKSIMLHGCTFPVDAIRYATIYFPQCRIDTPVLLYIAHGSSDNSWYEKSKKRNEWVEVETRLNNRTPKDIDKKVLINVLEGILNKLDLKGCKEVKRAKPKIPSVKNTPNLSYNRCGLDVKSNCYGHEYDDDGYPHIIKVAQRQEIDSLPVNIGGYSADYMKYFPDQDTIKGYNYNVNTSYDGDSYTYDTIVSMVNLRDGGAGNMNVVEDSVNNSKYIYRIIDEHNYIKDDKNQPSHENGESKITGGVRLSGKVGESLQTAVGGTPAFIYNHGNGRGFGLLSTSAGIYGKGPEGSLNTTDDSVETERGEPPLGPETASELTDVLSNPDTVIDVNSETGEVDGAQDSQQTDVRSDQVGSTLPVASPPVNGAQPAAGAVGETTTSSASGRSPTTNNHHSPGPLRLQSASANSTEESQVTHQALPMTGGAGEFALASIAGYFLAGSAGSGAAGLAGWKLYKSFKQDPWVRQI, encoded by the coding sequence ATGTGGAGCTATGTATACTTAGATATCAGCAAGGACACTGGTAAAAAAGATAGGAGTAGCTACAAGGATCACTGTAGATGTGTAATCACTCTCACCAGAACATATGACCCAAAATGGCATACAGATTACAATAAGTTACCTGGTTACAAACTATATATCCACACATTACCAACCAGCTGGGCGTGGACTTACTATCTTGGCGTGataaatcacaaaaataCTCAACAAAGAGGAATAGGTGACCATAAAACGTACGTTCGTGCTAACTATGTTTCAgtttattactggaaaaatgatgaagacAATATACTTCCGCTTTTCATTGGAATAAATCTAAACGGAAACTATCATACATATTTTACGAAACAAAGTATAGATAACGAGTGGTGGAAAGAATATGATAAATCGCCTTATACACCTGGGTTTCATTTTACAGATATATTAGATGGAACATTTAAGAAAATCGTCATACTAAACCTGAATGCAGATGTAAATAGTAAGTACTGTGGACACCCATCTAAAGACGATTTCAAACTTCTTAAGGAATCGAGTCCTAGCCAAGTGAATTCTGAATATGTCACAATATCTGTGGATTGGGAAGACAATAAACCATGTCAAGGATATACTGCATTTACACACAAATCTAGTGGTTCCATGTATATTCTTTCAACTTGGAATGATGGGAAGTTCATACAATTTAAAAAACATTTGTTAAAGACTAAATATGAGTCAGCAATCGTATACTATACAACATGTGAGTTTTATGAGTTTAATGGAAACCGCTGGCATCATATGTTTAATAtagaagatggaaaaaaacACCGAGAAAATACCGCACTTATAAAGATTCTTGATAGACATACATGTCAGAGATATGATGCAATTCCAATTGATATTTCAGAAAAAAGTGGTAGTTATAAGTGTAAGGATAAATGTGACAGTGGTCACATGATAAATGTTTGGAAAGATAATAATGCTTCAAAGGATcttggaaaatatgaagCATATACCCATACACTTCCAAATGGCATGAGTTCTACAATTACAAGATTCAAAAATGGTCCTAAAAGCATTATGTTGCATGGTTGTACGTTTCCTGTAGATGCTATTCGCTATGCTACTATCTATTTCCCGCAGTGTAGAATTGATACACCTGTATTACTTTATATTGCTCATGGAAGCAGTGATAACAGCTGGTATGAGAAGTCTAAAAAAAGAAATGAGTGGGTAGAGGTTGAAACTCGTCTGAATAATAGAACTCCAAAGGATATAGATAAAAAGGTACTCATTAATGTTCTTGAgggaattttaaataaattGGATCTGAAAGGATGTAAAGAAGTAAAAAGAGCTAAACCCAAGATACCCTCGGTTAAAAACACTCCAAATTTATCCTATAACAGATGTGGGTTGGATGTTAAAAGCAACTGTTATGGGcatgaatatgatgatgACGGTTATCCTCATATAATTAAAGTAGCACAGAGGCAGGAAATCGATAGTTTGCCAGTGAACATAGGTGGATACTCTGCTGATTATATGAAATACTTTCCAGATCAAGATACTATAAAGGGATATAATTATAATGTAAATACTAGTtatgatggagattcttATACTTATGATACTATAGTATCTATGGTAAATTTGAGGGATGGAGGGGCAGGAAATATGAATGTTGTTGAAGACAGCGTCAATAATAgcaaatatatttatagaATAATAGATGAACACAATTACATAAAAGATGACAAGAATCAACCAAGCCatgaaaatggtgaatCTAAAATCACCGGTGGTGTTAGGCTATCTGGCAAAGTAGGGGAATCTCTACAAACTGCTGTTGGTGGTACTCCTGCATTTATTTATAACCATGGTAATGGTAGAGGTTTTGGTCTTCTATCTACTTCTGCTGGTATATATGGTAAAGGACCTGAAGGATCCCTTAATACTACTGATGATAGTGTTGAAACTGAAAGGGGTGAACCACCTCTCGGACCTGAAACCGCTTCTGAACTTACTGATGTCCTATCTAACCCTGATACTGTTATTGATGTTAATAGTGAAACTGGTGAAGTTGATGGAGCTCAAGACTCTCAACAAACTGATGTCAGGTCTGACCAAGTTGGATCTACTCTTCCTGTTGCTAGTCCACCTGTTAATGGAGCTCAGCCTGCTGCTGGTGCTGTTGGTGAAACTACTACTTCTTCTGCTTCCGGAAGATCTCCTACTACTAATAATCATCATTCTCCTGGTCCTCTTAGACTTCAATCAGCCTCAGCCAATTCTACTGAAGAATCTCAAGTTACTCATCAAGCTCTTCCTATGACTGGTGGAGCTGGTGAATTCGCTCTTGCTAGTATAGCTGGATACTTCCTAGCTGGTTCTGCAGGATCAGGTGCAGCTGGTCTCgcaggatggaaactttataagAGCTTTAAACAAGATCCCTGGGTACGACAAATATGA
- a CDS encoding signal peptide containing protein (encoded by transcript BEWA_046440A) has protein sequence MRLYILLPILAAIKLCRAGWPWCLKGSQEDEGAPAGASGEQSNGLTPCILDIDNPDSSTIDTSLHQKGELLQRHFMAKQGYSISSVLEDEIEIWRAGPNSRCAFLTFYAKGNTLLITMDSTENGIFNLRHLEKKYGEWKELTQDTFLRRMNEIRECGLGSE, from the coding sequence ATGAGACTCTACATTCTATTACCCATTCTTGCCGCCATTAAGCTCTGCAGGGCCGGTTGGCCTTGGTGTCTCAAGGGTAGCCAGGAGGATGAAGGAGCTCCCGCAGGTGCCAGTGGAGAACAGAGCAACGGTCTCACACCATGCATTCTCGACATTGACAACCCAGACAGTAGTACAATCGACACTAGTCTTCACCAAAAGGGCGAACTACTCCAGAGACACTTTATGGCAAAGCAGGGTTATTCCATATCCTCCGTGCTGGAAGACGAAATAGAGATTTGGAGAGCCGGACCAAACTCCAGATGTGCATTCTTGACCTTTTATGCAAAGGGGAACACCCTACTCATCACCATGGACTCGACCGAGAATGGAATCTTTAACCTCAGGCACCTCGAAAAAAAGTACGGCGAGTGGAAGGAACTGACGCAGGACACGTTTCTAAGGAGGATGAACGAGATACGAGAGTGCGGACTGGGAAGCGAGTGA
- a CDS encoding signal peptide containing protein (encoded by transcript BEWA_046400A), which yields MRVFLTLYLSAIVGALASAEDALSGNESFVLDLSAEPDETRISFHSFTRKGVTFKSYTAKDDYDISSVVCSGAIVWTATGDQRFKTVGTLARKNGVPELLGLFLSTGKVFFRKHKSGLWLPVTEELFEEESKGLYDGYEEDTLSPIPQVIEGTSRLPPFTHAVFDISEPNGKYARLEDDEFGGIHKNCFIAREALIIAVVDGNLPVWHAKFGETCLGGVYSRHENFELLNMRVGSDSGDFTLFFEKVDGNWVGVTRRRFYKVYFGFDLPEPKTRDAVETGPLKHLVLAVSSPNRNEILVECDALGGVDSLKYSPLTRLSIPVFPEELETFSLTFSLGGKPAVLKFENADGEWRQVFGD from the coding sequence ATGAGGGTCTTTTTGACCCTTTATCTCTCTGCCATCGTTGGCGCCTTGGCTTCCGCTGAGGATGCCCTCTCTGGGAACGAGTCGTTCGTCCTCGACCTCTCTGCAGAGCCAGATGAGACCAGGATCTCTTTCCACAGCTTTACCAGAAAGGGAGTCACATTCAAGTCTTACACTGCAAAGGATGACTATGACATCTCCTCCGTTGTTTGCTCTGGAGCCATTGTTTGGACCGCTACTGGAGATCAAAGGTTCAAAACGGTGGGCACCCTCGccaggaagaatggagtccCCGAGCTCCTTGGACTATTTTTGAGCACTGGGAAGGTGTTTTTTCGCAAGCATAAATCGGGACTGTGGCTCCCAGTGACTGAGGAGTTGTTTGAGGAGGAGTCCAAGGGTCTCTATGATGGTTATGAAGAGGACACTTTGTCACCCATCCCACAGGTTATAGAAGGTACAAGCAGACTTCCGCCATTTACTCATGCTGTCTTTGACATTTCAGAGCCGAATGGAAAGTATGCACGTCTGGAAGATGATGAGTTTGGGGGGATTCACAAGAACTGTTTCATAGCCAGGGAAGCCCTGATTATCGCCGTCGTGGACGGAAATTTGCCCGTATGGCACGCAAAGTTTGGCGAGACATGTCTCGGTGGAGTATATTCACGTCACGAAAACTTTGAACTCCTGAACATGCGCGTAGGAAGTGACTCTGGAGACTTTACACTCTTTTTCGAAAAGGTGGATGGGAACTGGGTTGGCGTCACAAGAAGGAGATTTTACAAGGTCTACTTTGGTTTTGATTTACCTGAACCAAAGACAAGGGACGCAGTCGAAACTGGACCTCTCAAACATCTCGTCCTTGCAGTGTCCAGTCCGAACAGGAATGAGATACTTGTAGAGTGTGATGCCCTCGGAGGAGTAGACAGCCTTAAATACTCGCCACTAACACGCCTCAGTATACCAGTTTTTCCCGAGGAGCTCGAGACCTTCTCCCTGACTTTCAGCCTCGGCGGCAAACCCGCAGTTTTGaaatttgaaaatgcaGATGGTGAATGGAGACAAGTTTTTGGTGACTAG
- a CDS encoding reverse transcriptase domain containing protein (encoded by transcript BEWA_046460A), with translation MSNLYKLVTKCVYRVLIGIVQERRLLSEAQLATVRGVQGAKEQALLNIAINRAHNNNLKTSWLDIKKAFDSIDHKYLHAVLDHLNIPDWITNFIKHITSGWTIDLRCGKEPIMVKRVTRGILQGDSLSPLLFVLCMDPLSKILHSVYPTVKGKIGEKQEHAMNHLLFMDDIKLFAETDEILKKMTDEVKMFCEASGLEINREKSATNSPLCEDTAVLLEGTAMYKYLGIMEDRSSIPSLESWEKIRAEILARVEKLAKTKLNGRNMFKAINMFALSLLNYYTGLLRLLPDDFEALDLDIRKILVKHRIHYLNASPERLYLKRDQCGRGLASATFRSEKMLLTFWNTLRKGSETSTRRALIMKIENEDLTHMSRIEGFVRRKYEKVNNGGIRIGDDNINEMQRRSLFHSLSQKRCHPIFFKQLNGDNFMGNYDKCKHCKGATATVDHL, from the coding sequence ATGTCTAACTTGTACAAACTGGTAACAAAATGTGTCTACAGAGTATTAATTGGAATTGTACAGGAGAGAAGATTGCTGTCGGAAGCGCAGTTGGCCACGGTTCGAGGAGTTCAAGGGGCAAAGGAACAAGCACTGTTGAACATCGCAATTAACAGGGCGCACAATAACAATCTGAAGACATCATGGCTCGATATTAAAAAGGCATTCGATTCGATAGAccataaatatttacatgCCGTTTTAGATCACCTGAATATCCCAGATTGGATAACGAACTTTATAAAGCACATCACTAGTGGATGGACAATAGACCTTAGATGTGGGAAAGAACCTataatggtgaaaaggGTAACAAGAGGAATCCTCCAAGGAGACTCGTTATCACCACTTCTATTTGTACTATGCATGGATCCCCTGAGTAAAATCCTACACTCAGTTTACCCAACGGTAAAAGGAAAGATTGGAGAAAAACAGGAACATGCCATGAACCACCTACTATTCATGGATGACATTAAACTATTCGCTGAAACTGACGAAATCCTAAAGAAAATGACGGACGAAGTCAAAATGTTCTGTGAAGCCTCAGGATTGGAAATAAACAGAGAAAAGTCAGCTACAAACTCGCCTCTCTGCGAAGACACTGCGGTACTATTGGAAGGAACTGCAATGTATAAATACTTGGGTATAATGGAGGACAGATCAAGCATCCCATCTTTGGAGTCATGGGAAAAAATCCGAGCCGAAATTTTGGCAAGGGTTGAAAAATTAGCAAAAACCAAGCTGAACGGGAGAAACATGTTCAAGGCGATAAATATGTTTGCATTGTCCCTCCTGAACTACTACACTGGATTGCTAAGACTTTTACCGGATGATTTTGAGGCACTGGACTTGGACATCCGCAAAATCCTGGTCAAACATAGGATACATTACCTGAATGCATCCCCTGAAAGACTCTACCTTAAAAGAGATCAATGCGGACGGGGACTAGCATCAGCAACCTTTAGATCTGAAAAGATGTTGCTAACTTTTTGGAACACCTTGAGAAAAGGTAGTGAGACATCCACACGCCGTGCATTGATAATgaaaattgaaaatgaagaccTCACCCATATGTCACGCATAGAAGGATTTGTCAGACGTAAATACGAAAAAGTTAACAATGGGGGAATACGAATTGGAGATGACAATATCAATGAGatgcaaaggagaagtCTGTTCCACTCACTTTCACAAAAGAGATGCCACcctatattctttaaacaactGAATGGAGACAACTTCATGGGAAACTAtgataaatgcaaacattGCAAAGGAGCAACAGCTACTGTAGACCACCTGTAG
- a CDS encoding uncharacterized protein (encoded by transcript BEWA_046430A), producing the protein MNSLKLIVLIQSLRLALCTRAEPADEEDTRAPGNLRQSSGFIKELTLDISRDDNPKVERTITYSGGTRTDDFHIPENFPVTLILDEHRTVWEGTLETPCTFVKLIHKSGEHKHLTITLGRGHRAGKHYFEKVDGEWSQISKKKNGSENDSEDTFTINIDARNDPRVSVKESAEGEVVHVVYRDLEGSRVALTSKVTSVISGPFTFWVKGQFDTFELCEEYYRNDKRLVVVRVNSLGLTKKLFFQITGYGWQSIEKDEFEEQLKSMRSNEEQDRIEKEFAKMLDRTMHTSLVLDLSNTDPVKVARDEEVREGVTEVSLRPIVGCIFSKVVDGGVTLWAGKGDEQCELVKLYAKGKRYAIFLQLSSASMYFRSAGDAWVKVPENDFEALLTTMRAEKETTSTSTSGFNGLGILPVFVLLFFWI; encoded by the coding sequence atgaattCGTTAAAGCTTATCGTATTGATTCAAAGCCTGAGACTGGCGCTTTGTACTAGAGCGGAACCCGCGGATGAAGAGGACACCAGAGCTCCCGGGAACCTCCGTCAAAGCAGTGGTTTTATCAAGGAGCTAACGCTGGATATTTCACGGGATGACAACCCCAAGGTCGAAAGGACCATCACATACTCGGGTGGGACCAGAACTGATGACTTTCACATCCCAGAAAACTTCCCGGTGACACTCATTTTAGATGAACACAGAACCGTTTGGGAGGGCACTTTAGAGACTCCATGCACATTTGTCAAACTAATACACAAGAGCGGTGAACATAAACACCTTACAATCACCCTTGGACGGGGTCATCGTGCTGGAAAACActactttgaaaaggttgacGGGGAATGGAGTCAGATCAgcaagaagaagaatgggAGTGAGAACGATTCAGAGGATACATTCACCATTAACATTGATGCTAGAAATGATCCCAGAGTCTCCGTTAAGGAGAGCGCTGAGGGTGAGGTCGTGCATGTAGTCTACCGGGACCTTGAAGGTTCGAGGGTAGCATTAACTTCCAAGGTTACGTCGGTAATTTCCGGCCCATTCACGTTTTGGGTAAAAGGACAATTTGACACCTTTGAGTTATGCGAAGAGTACTACAGGAACGACAAACGCCTGGTAGTTGTACGGGTGAATAGTCTCGGATTGACCAaaaaactcttcttccagatCACAGGTTATGGCTGGCAGAGTATTGAAAAGGACGAATTTGAGGAGCAACTCAAAAGTATGAGGAGTAATGAGGAACAAGATCGTATAGAGAAGGAATTTGCCAAGATGCTGGACAGGACAATGCACACCTCCCTCGTCCTCGATCTCTCCAACACCGACCCAGTCAAGGTCGCCAGAGATGAGGAGGTTAGGGAAGGTGTAACTGAAGTTTCACTCAGGCCAATAGTCGGTTGCATATTCAGCAAGgtggtagatggaggagtCACTCTCTGGGCAGGTAAAGGGGATGAACAGTGTGAACTCGTCAAGCTATACGCCAAGGGTAAGAGGTATGCCATCTTCCTGCAGCTCTCCTCCGCTTCCATGTACTTCCGGAGTGCTGGAGATGCATGGGTTAAAGTCCCAGAGAATGATTTCGAGGCACTACTAACAACAATGAGGGCTGAGAAGGAAACTACATCTACAAGCACTTCTGGGTTTAATGGTCTAGGTATTCTACCGGTTTTTGTTCTCTTGTTTTTCTGGATCTAA